In a genomic window of Verrucomicrobiota bacterium:
- the cysK gene encoding cysteine synthase A, protein MTHFANDITQSIGNTPLIKLNRITADLPANIFLKCEFFNPLSSVKDRIGNAMIKAGEASGELKKNSVIIEPTSGNTGIALAFVAAAKGYRLILTMPETMSMERRVLLRMLGAELVLTPGPKGMGGAIARAKELVEENRDLAWMPQQFENPANPEIHRQTTAEEIWNALEGKIDVFVAGVGTGGTISGVSEVIKGRKDLFVVAVEPSGSPVISGGQPGPHKIQGIGAGFIPINCNTAIIDDVVQVSNEDAFETARQLSLQEGLFVGISTGANTWAAMEVAKRPEMAGKNIVTVACSAGERYISTPLGEKARLEVAN, encoded by the coding sequence ATGACTCATTTCGCAAACGACATCACCCAATCCATTGGTAATACCCCGCTCATTAAACTGAATCGGATTACTGCAGATTTACCCGCGAACATTTTTTTAAAGTGCGAGTTTTTTAATCCTCTTTCTAGTGTGAAAGACAGGATCGGCAATGCGATGATCAAAGCAGGTGAAGCTTCTGGCGAATTGAAGAAGAATTCCGTTATTATCGAACCGACATCAGGCAACACGGGTATTGCTTTAGCGTTTGTTGCTGCGGCCAAAGGTTACCGGCTTATTCTTACTATGCCAGAGACTATGTCCATGGAGCGTCGAGTGCTTCTAAGAATGCTCGGCGCTGAACTGGTGCTTACACCCGGCCCAAAAGGAATGGGAGGAGCGATTGCGCGCGCCAAGGAGCTTGTTGAGGAAAACCGGGATTTAGCGTGGATGCCTCAACAATTTGAAAATCCGGCCAATCCCGAAATTCACAGACAGACTACTGCCGAGGAAATTTGGAACGCCCTGGAAGGAAAGATTGATGTCTTTGTCGCTGGAGTGGGTACAGGAGGAACCATTAGCGGGGTTTCTGAGGTGATAAAAGGTCGAAAGGATTTATTCGTAGTGGCAGTTGAACCAAGCGGTTCTCCAGTCATTTCCGGCGGTCAACCTGGGCCTCACAAAATCCAGGGAATCGGGGCGGGATTTATCCCAATTAATTGCAACACTGCGATAATCGATGATGTAGTTCAGGTCTCCAATGAAGACGCATTTGAAACAGCCAGGCAACTCTCTCTTCAAGAAGGATTATTTGTTGGTATTTCTACCGGGGCAAATACTTGGGCGGCTATGGAAGTTGCTAAACGCCCCGAGATGGCTGGAAAAAATATTGTGACAGTCGCGTGCAGTGCAGGCGAGCGCTACATATCTACGCCGTTAGGTGAAAAGGCACGGTTAGAAGTCGCAAATTAA
- a CDS encoding TIGR01777 family oxidoreductase, with product MASHLYSYESNISAPAADVFAYHERLGALQRLIPPWESVRVVSSKGSIQNDDSITIKMNLGPFKTLWKAKHQDYQKNRQFVDVQVKGPFKYWKHTHSFRSLDPHRTNLKDTIQLELPFGLIGRRFVYPKVLKQLNKLFTYRHAITQNDLKDWMQLKSFPVSKVAITGGNGLIGSELAVFLKAQGHEVVILSRSGKSKVYGVPGVRWDPGKQFIDAKSLSDVDCWIHLAGENVSKKRWTKKRIKKLKDSRVNSTKFLVDFILKQKNAPKVFITASGAGYYPSSSEVMTEDSAKGSGILAGICSEWEDASAPLMGTAIRRVVLRTGIVLSEKGGALEKLLPIFNFGLGGPVGTGKQFWSWIAMEDLIRIYNLAAKDPRIEGIYNAVAPIASTNKKFTDVLGSALRRPTLIRTPSWVLKIALGRMADDALLASQNIAPNRLNESDFNFNFPDLELAVSHCLGTY from the coding sequence ATGGCTAGTCATCTATACTCCTACGAATCCAACATTTCCGCGCCGGCCGCAGACGTATTCGCGTATCATGAGCGATTGGGTGCACTTCAAAGGTTGATCCCTCCTTGGGAATCGGTGCGAGTCGTATCAAGCAAAGGAAGCATCCAGAATGACGATAGTATAACTATCAAGATGAACCTCGGGCCTTTCAAAACGCTCTGGAAAGCTAAGCACCAGGATTATCAAAAGAATCGCCAATTTGTAGACGTTCAAGTCAAAGGTCCATTTAAATACTGGAAACACACTCATTCGTTTAGATCTCTGGATCCACATCGAACAAACCTCAAAGACACCATTCAGCTCGAACTACCTTTCGGGCTTATCGGGCGAAGATTTGTTTATCCCAAAGTTCTGAAACAATTGAACAAGTTGTTCACTTATCGACACGCGATTACGCAAAACGATTTAAAGGATTGGATGCAGCTTAAATCGTTTCCGGTTTCAAAAGTCGCTATTACCGGCGGCAACGGCTTAATTGGCTCCGAGCTCGCGGTTTTTTTAAAAGCTCAGGGACATGAAGTCGTTATCTTGAGTCGGAGCGGGAAGAGTAAAGTGTATGGAGTGCCAGGAGTTCGTTGGGATCCAGGCAAGCAATTTATCGATGCAAAGTCACTTTCAGATGTAGATTGTTGGATACATCTTGCAGGGGAAAATGTGTCAAAAAAGAGATGGACAAAGAAGCGGATCAAAAAGCTCAAAGATAGCCGTGTAAATAGTACCAAATTCCTTGTTGATTTTATCTTAAAACAAAAAAACGCCCCCAAGGTTTTTATCACCGCATCGGGTGCTGGATATTATCCTTCGAGTTCTGAGGTGATGACAGAGGACTCTGCTAAAGGATCAGGAATATTGGCTGGAATATGCTCTGAATGGGAAGATGCCTCGGCTCCACTCATGGGTACCGCTATACGTCGGGTCGTTTTGAGAACCGGTATTGTATTGAGTGAAAAAGGCGGAGCGCTTGAGAAACTTTTACCCATTTTCAATTTTGGACTTGGAGGCCCAGTTGGAACTGGAAAACAATTTTGGAGCTGGATCGCTATGGAAGACTTGATACGGATTTACAATTTAGCTGCAAAAGATCCAAGAATTGAAGGAATCTATAACGCAGTCGCTCCAATTGCTTCCACGAATAAAAAATTTACTGATGTGCTTGGTTCAGCTCTTCGTCGTCCAACACTGATACGAACACCATCGTGGGTTCTTAAGATTGCTTTGGGTCGAATGGCCGACGATGCACTTCTCGCGAGTCAAAATATTGCACCCAATCGTTTGAATGAGTCGGATTTCAATTTCAATTTTCCTGACTTGGAGTTAGCTGTCAGTCATTGTTTGGGTACTTATTGA
- a CDS encoding TRAP transporter substrate-binding protein, producing MKYIPLFVIPLALLIHGCSQKKSSSGGDETTNTKKRNLRLVSLHNTASPIVGEQVIWLADSISQMTAGNLNIKVYDPDKLVGALEVLDAVSSGKVDMGYSASGFWMGKIPASPLFCSIPFGPNASEYQAWFYHGNGMKLYQEMYDTYNFNVKVLICGMIPPETSGWFAKEINSLDDLQGLKMRFFGLGGEVMKKLGVAVRLLPPGEIYPALEKGVIDATEFALPNIDEQLGFYKVAKYNYFPGWHQQTTTFELLINKDVWNSLPQHQQAIIENACQANIVRGIAAGEGSQGPAMKRNTERGVEQVTWPPEMIEAFRTTWLEVVEEKSAADPFFNKVWDDLQQFRADYKVWGDRAYVK from the coding sequence ATGAAATATATACCTCTATTTGTTATCCCGCTGGCGTTATTGATTCATGGCTGTTCACAGAAGAAGTCTTCTTCTGGCGGCGACGAAACCACAAATACAAAGAAGCGAAACTTGCGTCTGGTATCACTTCATAATACGGCCTCTCCTATTGTTGGAGAACAAGTGATTTGGTTGGCTGACAGTATTAGTCAGATGACAGCTGGAAATTTGAATATCAAGGTATACGATCCTGATAAACTAGTAGGGGCTCTTGAAGTGTTAGATGCTGTTTCTTCTGGTAAGGTGGACATGGGTTATAGTGCTTCTGGATTCTGGATGGGAAAGATTCCGGCGTCTCCTTTGTTTTGTTCAATTCCTTTCGGACCAAATGCGAGTGAATATCAAGCCTGGTTCTATCACGGTAATGGAATGAAATTGTACCAAGAAATGTATGACACATACAATTTCAATGTTAAGGTGCTGATTTGCGGGATGATTCCACCTGAGACAAGTGGGTGGTTTGCAAAAGAGATAAATAGTTTGGACGATCTTCAAGGATTAAAGATGCGCTTCTTTGGTTTGGGAGGTGAGGTCATGAAAAAGTTGGGTGTGGCTGTTCGTTTGCTCCCTCCAGGGGAAATATATCCCGCATTGGAAAAAGGGGTTATTGATGCTACGGAATTTGCTTTGCCCAACATCGACGAACAACTTGGATTTTATAAGGTTGCCAAATATAATTATTTCCCCGGCTGGCATCAGCAAACAACCACCTTCGAACTGCTTATAAATAAGGATGTGTGGAATTCACTTCCTCAGCACCAGCAAGCAATCATTGAAAATGCTTGCCAAGCGAATATTGTTCGGGGGATCGCGGCAGGCGAGGGGAGTCAAGGCCCGGCTATGAAGAGAAATACTGAACGCGGTGTTGAGCAAGTAACTTGGCCACCTGAAATGATTGAAGCATTTCGTACTACATGGCTCGAAGTGGTTGAAGAGAAATCTGCAGCAGATCCGTTTTTCAACAAAGTCTGGGATGATTTACAGCAGTTCCGCGCCGACTATAAAGTTTGGGGTGATCGAGCCTACGTAAAATAA
- a CDS encoding TRAP transporter small permease subunit → MAEKFELILQKFGKACAWILLVLLVSIIVQVCLNFFSSSITWMEELQWYLYGISSLIAMSYTMTGNGHVRVDLFHRKFSVLTKQVLESIWILIALTPLYIVTLFYGWDFAFESFKIMEGSADPGGLPFRWLVKAFIPISSILLIVTAVLRGILIWSKPELLEETSLIHGD, encoded by the coding sequence TTGGCTGAAAAATTTGAATTGATCCTTCAGAAGTTCGGAAAGGCATGTGCATGGATACTTTTGGTGCTCCTGGTATCGATCATTGTTCAGGTGTGTTTAAACTTCTTTAGTAGCTCAATCACTTGGATGGAAGAGCTTCAATGGTATCTGTATGGTATATCATCTTTGATTGCGATGTCTTACACGATGACCGGGAATGGTCATGTACGAGTTGACTTGTTTCACCGGAAATTTTCAGTTCTCACGAAACAGGTTTTGGAATCCATTTGGATTCTTATAGCTTTAACTCCTCTTTACATCGTCACTCTTTTTTACGGATGGGATTTTGCTTTTGAATCGTTCAAGATAATGGAAGGTAGTGCTGATCCGGGTGGCTTACCTTTTCGTTGGTTGGTGAAGGCGTTTATTCCTATTTCTAGTATTCTACTAATTGTAACCGCTGTTCTTCGAGGAATCTTGATTTGGTCAAAGCCAGAGTTACTTGAAGAAACCTCTCTTATCCATGGCGATTGA
- a CDS encoding TRAP transporter large permease subunit — protein sequence MAIESVLLLVLTFSFIAFLLLGVPVGFSLGGSSVITTVVAITLDSLFGSFSGLDFQVFSLVVNRIFGLMGNWVLVALPMFILMGNFLDKSGLAEKLMHSLGLITRRFPGGLALSVTLIGVLLAASTGIIGASVVLLGMVSLPVMMNAKYNKSLAVGTVCSAGTLGILIPPSIMLIIMADRLQLSAGDLFLGAIIPGVILAGLYALFIVGYALFKPEFAPAVKLEKGEETKGGVGALASAILPTLALILLVLGSIFYGIATPTEASGLGAAGAMILAASNKRLSMKVIRESLEGTLHTMGFLFAIFIGATCFSLVLRLLGGDELITELVLNWDAGVYTKIAVILFIVFLLGFFLEWIEITLIVLPIVGLVISQMDFPWLANAGMDPSSRPSLVWFCILFAVTLQTSFLTPPVGFALFYVKGVAPKEISIGDIYRGVIPFIVLQLLGLILLMIFPQLVLWLPSISY from the coding sequence ATGGCGATTGAAAGTGTACTACTTCTAGTTTTAACCTTTAGTTTTATTGCGTTCCTTCTTCTGGGAGTTCCGGTAGGATTCTCTTTAGGAGGATCGTCGGTAATAACTACTGTTGTTGCAATTACCTTAGATTCGCTGTTTGGCTCATTTTCAGGACTAGACTTCCAGGTTTTTTCTTTGGTGGTGAACAGAATCTTTGGCCTCATGGGAAACTGGGTATTGGTTGCACTGCCGATGTTTATCCTGATGGGAAACTTCCTTGATAAATCCGGACTGGCTGAAAAGTTGATGCACTCACTGGGGCTTATAACGCGACGATTCCCCGGGGGATTGGCCTTGAGCGTTACCTTGATCGGGGTTCTGTTGGCTGCATCTACCGGGATAATCGGTGCCAGTGTAGTTCTTCTTGGAATGGTGTCTTTGCCTGTAATGATGAACGCCAAGTATAATAAATCGTTGGCAGTTGGGACAGTGTGCAGTGCAGGTACTTTGGGGATTTTGATTCCGCCAAGTATTATGCTAATCATCATGGCTGACCGCCTGCAGCTTTCAGCTGGAGACTTGTTTCTTGGGGCAATAATTCCAGGAGTCATCCTGGCCGGGCTTTATGCTCTATTTATTGTGGGATACGCGCTATTTAAGCCAGAATTTGCACCTGCAGTTAAACTTGAAAAAGGTGAAGAAACCAAAGGAGGTGTTGGAGCTCTTGCCTCTGCGATACTCCCAACATTAGCCCTTATTCTTTTGGTTTTAGGGTCGATTTTCTATGGGATTGCAACCCCTACGGAAGCAAGTGGTTTGGGTGCTGCAGGTGCCATGATTCTAGCTGCAAGTAATAAACGGTTGAGTATGAAGGTGATTCGCGAGTCCCTTGAAGGAACCTTGCATACGATGGGGTTTCTATTTGCGATTTTTATAGGAGCTACTTGTTTTTCTTTGGTGCTACGTCTTCTTGGTGGTGATGAATTAATCACGGAACTGGTCCTAAATTGGGATGCAGGAGTCTATACCAAAATAGCGGTTATCTTATTCATCGTATTTTTGTTAGGATTCTTTTTGGAGTGGATTGAGATAACCCTGATTGTTCTTCCGATTGTAGGTTTGGTAATTTCCCAAATGGATTTTCCTTGGTTGGCTAATGCCGGAATGGATCCATCTTCCCGGCCTTCTTTGGTATGGTTTTGTATTCTGTTCGCAGTGACATTGCAGACGTCATTTTTAACGCCACCCGTTGGGTTCGCTCTTTTCTATGTTAAGGGCGTAGCTCCCAAAGAGATTTCAATCGGCGACATCTACCGAGGTGTAATTCCCTTTATTGTCCTCCAACTTCTCGGGCTGATCTTGTTAATGATCTTTCCCCAGTTAGTACTGTGGCTTCCGAGTATCAGTTATTGA
- a CDS encoding DUF1501 domain-containing protein, with the protein MKNERLLSRRRFLGEASCAAVGSTALYSSLLNLRMTSTAAAANLNPDDDYKALVCLFLAGGNDSYNMLVPNNASAYAEYKNTRDNIALEKTDLLPITSNGKGQPYSEFGIHPGMKEFQELYNMNDLAFVANVGTLVHPTTKSDYNNKRSLPSGLFSHSDQQVHWQTSVPQVKGSSPGGWGGRTADLLMAMNEDSQVSMNISLSGVNIFQVGNEAFAYISGLEGGTDMVGYTDPFQKAAIDGLLEEHYKNLFTRTFAKNTRRFIDSSIAFNAAIEPIDIFTPVPPTQLAQRFKMVARTIAARKTLNMKRQTFFIRAGGWDHHSEVNNAQGLMLPEISQAVKYFKDALQEIGMTDNVVTFTASDFGRTLTSNGVGSDHAWGGNHIVMGGPVNGGEIYGTYPSLVLGSSQEVGRGRLIPTTSVDAYSSEIARWFGVSSSEMDTVFPNIRNFYDPMITPYPLGFLS; encoded by the coding sequence ATGAAGAACGAAAGACTACTTTCCAGAAGACGTTTTCTCGGTGAAGCGAGTTGTGCTGCCGTGGGTTCTACCGCATTATACTCAAGCCTGCTAAACCTAAGAATGACTAGCACGGCTGCAGCAGCTAATCTTAACCCCGATGATGATTACAAAGCTTTGGTATGTTTATTTCTGGCAGGTGGAAATGATTCTTACAATATGCTAGTCCCTAACAACGCTTCGGCCTACGCAGAGTATAAGAATACGAGAGATAATATCGCTCTGGAAAAAACAGACCTGCTGCCCATTACTTCGAACGGAAAAGGACAACCTTACTCAGAGTTCGGAATTCATCCAGGAATGAAAGAATTCCAGGAACTGTATAACATGAATGATTTAGCATTTGTTGCAAATGTGGGAACCCTGGTCCATCCAACCACAAAATCAGATTACAACAATAAAAGATCTCTTCCTAGCGGTCTGTTTTCTCACTCTGACCAACAAGTTCATTGGCAAACATCTGTTCCACAAGTCAAAGGATCTTCACCAGGTGGCTGGGGAGGTCGCACCGCGGATTTATTGATGGCTATGAATGAGGATTCACAGGTCTCAATGAACATATCTTTAAGCGGGGTTAACATTTTCCAGGTTGGCAACGAAGCATTTGCTTATATCAGCGGATTGGAGGGAGGGACCGATATGGTGGGGTATACTGACCCCTTTCAAAAAGCAGCAATTGACGGTCTTCTTGAAGAACATTATAAAAATCTATTTACCAGGACATTCGCTAAGAACACCCGCAGGTTTATCGATTCATCGATCGCATTTAATGCGGCAATTGAACCAATTGACATTTTTACTCCTGTCCCGCCTACACAATTGGCACAGAGGTTTAAAATGGTAGCACGGACCATTGCGGCGCGTAAAACGTTGAATATGAAGCGACAAACATTCTTTATTCGAGCAGGTGGATGGGATCACCACAGCGAAGTAAACAATGCTCAAGGCCTAATGCTACCTGAAATCAGTCAAGCCGTAAAATACTTCAAAGATGCTCTTCAAGAAATCGGCATGACTGACAATGTGGTAACTTTTACTGCTTCTGATTTTGGTAGAACCCTCACATCAAACGGGGTTGGTTCCGATCATGCCTGGGGAGGAAATCACATCGTTATGGGCGGACCCGTCAACGGTGGTGAAATTTATGGGACATACCCTTCTCTGGTTCTTGGCAGTAGCCAAGAAGTTGGTAGAGGACGATTAATACCAACCACGTCGGTTGACGCGTATAGCTCTGAAATAGCAAGATGGTTTGGAGTATCTTCTTCCGAAATGGATACGGTTTTTCCAAATATCAGGAACTTTTACGACCCTATGATTACTCCCTATCCTCTAGGATTTCTAAGTTAG
- a CDS encoding DUF1800 family protein produces MNLSLYPLFLRLCTALLTTVTIGFAAATDDYPEWLAKIPGQPIGEDPDNDGVPSFLEYALGAEPEAAVDPFETGSSPIFRREDQSTMVLLPFPGKRDLIYILEGKANLKDEEWTPMATKLGNAPWKAVAEGFQIEETADEVTLSFEEWPNTTFLRLRAETGDPTLQRKALAARFLKQATFGPSMADIEALAEADLDFNSWIDDQQAMEASSHLAHYYSFGLSNPIDPRDIRSEYVGGPATLKITTWWDIALLNPDQLRQRMAWALSQIFVLGESGSLANQYPIQWVNWYDILVRNSFGNFRDLLQEVTLSPKMGDYLTYVNNRKASGQQLPDENYAREVMQLFTIGLWLLNNDGTLKLDDLGEPIPTYDNDDITEMAKVFTGLIRQVNKPDLYWSPNRVDPMRENNFQHDKTVKVMFDGSIIPAGGNTIEDISMALDVLFNHSNTPPFISIRLIQRFVCSNPSPEFVERISNVFIDNGEGVRGDLGAVIKAILLDPEARDAGYMIEEGRGKLREPLLKFTQLCRAFDLQHNATNAHFWIQPFDDDFGMHPYKYPSVFNFYLPDYVPSGEIQDSNLVAPEFQILDDSTGLKTFRVFELLIETGLVGGVAGGVNPRPTLNYMRPGEPETVELQLAKQLNADALIDRLDLLLTHQTLGETSKAIIVEAVEAIPENYALARLQRAILMVSISPEFAILE; encoded by the coding sequence ATGAACCTTTCTCTTTATCCTTTATTTCTTCGTCTATGTACAGCCCTACTTACAACCGTAACAATAGGATTTGCTGCAGCGACAGATGATTACCCTGAGTGGCTTGCAAAGATACCAGGTCAACCAATTGGTGAAGATCCTGACAATGATGGTGTTCCATCATTTTTGGAATATGCTCTTGGCGCTGAGCCTGAAGCGGCAGTAGATCCATTTGAAACAGGTTCGTCTCCCATATTTCGTCGGGAGGACCAATCAACCATGGTATTATTACCATTTCCGGGAAAACGAGATTTAATCTACATTCTGGAAGGCAAGGCCAATCTAAAGGACGAAGAATGGACCCCCATGGCAACAAAGCTTGGTAACGCACCCTGGAAGGCAGTTGCCGAAGGTTTCCAAATTGAAGAAACAGCTGACGAAGTTACCCTTTCGTTTGAAGAATGGCCAAACACTACCTTTCTACGCTTGAGGGCAGAAACAGGGGATCCGACTTTGCAACGCAAAGCACTCGCAGCTCGATTCCTAAAACAAGCGACATTTGGTCCTTCCATGGCAGACATTGAAGCTCTCGCCGAAGCTGATCTGGATTTCAATTCCTGGATTGATGATCAGCAAGCGATGGAGGCTAGTTCGCATTTGGCTCATTATTATTCTTTCGGGCTTTCAAATCCAATCGACCCAAGAGATATCAGAAGTGAGTACGTAGGCGGTCCGGCAACTCTAAAGATCACGACATGGTGGGATATTGCTCTCCTTAATCCTGATCAATTAAGACAACGAATGGCGTGGGCACTCTCACAAATATTTGTTTTAGGGGAATCAGGCAGCTTAGCTAACCAATACCCAATTCAGTGGGTCAATTGGTACGACATCCTAGTCAGAAACTCGTTTGGAAATTTCCGAGACCTGCTTCAGGAAGTAACGCTTTCCCCCAAGATGGGAGATTACCTGACCTACGTTAATAACAGAAAAGCTTCCGGGCAGCAATTGCCGGATGAAAACTACGCCCGTGAAGTAATGCAACTTTTCACAATCGGCCTGTGGTTACTTAATAATGACGGTACCTTAAAGCTGGATGATCTAGGCGAGCCTATTCCTACTTATGATAACGATGACATTACAGAAATGGCAAAAGTTTTCACTGGTTTGATCCGGCAGGTTAATAAACCCGATTTATATTGGAGTCCCAACCGGGTGGATCCAATGCGTGAGAACAATTTCCAACATGATAAAACAGTCAAAGTAATGTTCGATGGGTCTATCATCCCAGCGGGTGGGAATACGATTGAAGATATCTCCATGGCGCTCGACGTATTGTTTAATCATTCCAACACACCACCCTTTATTTCAATCCGGCTAATCCAACGTTTTGTGTGCTCCAATCCAAGCCCGGAGTTTGTGGAAAGAATCTCGAATGTGTTTATTGATAATGGAGAAGGCGTCCGCGGAGACTTGGGTGCAGTAATCAAGGCAATCCTGCTCGATCCTGAAGCCAGAGACGCAGGATACATGATCGAGGAGGGACGAGGAAAACTGCGCGAACCCCTACTCAAGTTTACTCAACTTTGCCGGGCATTTGATCTTCAACACAACGCAACAAACGCTCACTTCTGGATACAGCCTTTTGACGACGACTTTGGAATGCACCCATACAAATACCCTTCAGTTTTCAATTTCTATTTACCCGATTATGTTCCAAGTGGAGAAATCCAAGACTCAAATCTCGTAGCTCCGGAATTCCAAATTCTCGATGATTCGACAGGTCTTAAAACGTTTCGAGTTTTTGAATTGTTAATTGAAACAGGCCTCGTAGGAGGAGTCGCAGGTGGAGTAAACCCTCGGCCAACTCTCAATTACATGAGACCAGGCGAACCTGAAACGGTTGAATTACAACTGGCAAAACAATTGAATGCAGACGCTCTGATTGATCGCTTAGACCTCCTACTCACCCACCAAACATTGGGAGAAACGTCCAAGGCGATCATCGTTGAAGCGGTGGAGGCGATTCCAGAGAACTATGCCCTGGCAAGACTTCAAAGAGCTATCCTAATGGTCAGCATCAGCCCTGAATTTGCGATTTTAGAATAA